A single genomic interval of Spinacia oleracea cultivar Varoflay chromosome 6, BTI_SOV_V1, whole genome shotgun sequence harbors:
- the LOC110777705 gene encoding uncharacterized protein: protein MRLSMKHMALLISLFGVISFIFGVVAENYKPAAGTPIAGTPIAGTPIAGKGVVICKYPSDPTLPLGYISLATLLISVVLGHKSVFFPYEKKAVPKNAIFGSTTMTVFFTIAWVTAALAATLLLWPIITQHLHLSNTVHHIPDYACPNAKTGLIGGGAFMSLNSALIWLVCLMLANNAREDYFEEASRV from the exons ATGAGGTTAAGCATGAAACATATGGCTCTTTTAATTAGCTTATTTGGCGTAATCTCCTTCATATTTGGTGTTGTTGCGGAAAATTACAAG CCTGCAGCAGGAACACCTATAGCAGGAACACCTATAGCAGGAACACCTATAGCAGGAAAGGGTGTGGTAATCTGCAAGTATCCCTCTGATCCAACCTTACCTCTGGGATACATATCTTTAGCTACTCTGCTAATATCTGTTGTTCTTGGCCACAAGTCTGTATTTTTTCCCTATGAAAAGAAGGCTGTTCCCAAAAATGCAATTTTCGGTAGCACTACCATGACCGTCTTCTTCACCATTGCTTG GGTAACAGCAGCTTTAGCAGCTACACTGCTATTATGGCCAATAATCACTCAGCATCTTCACTTGAGTAACACAGTACATCACATCCCAGACTACGCTTGCCCCAATGCTAAAACGGGGCTCATAGGAGGTGGCGCATTTATGTCTCTCAACTCAGCCCTCATCTGGTTGGTATGCCTTATGTTGGCTAACAATGCACGAGAGGATTACTTCGAGGAAGCGTCCCGAGTTTAG